The Leucobacter chromiiresistens genome window below encodes:
- a CDS encoding NCS2 family permease: MTEAQQVTDERRPTGAWGGVDRYFKITERGSSFGTEVRGGLVTFVTMAYIVILNPIILTSGVDVEGNTLSFPAVSAVTALTAGVMTILFGLVSRLPFGFAAGLGINAFLAFSVVGQVTWPEAMALVVINGVLIVLLAATGLRRMIFDAVPVELKLAITVGIGLFIAFIGFVNSGFVTATGSASPPVGLGIGGSVVTVPTLIFVVTLILTGVLVAAKVKGGLLIGLVSGTVIAVVVEAIWHLGAATENPGGWGLTVPALDGAPFGIPDLGLVGAVSFDLGRVGIVTIVMLVFTLLFTNFFDAMGTMTGLSREAGLADAQGNFPRLKSALVVEGVGAIAGGLTSSSSNTVFIESGAGIGEGARTGFANIVTGLMFLLAMFFTPLTQIVPTEVAAAALVIVGALMMAQIKHIDLTDFRVLLPVFLTVAVMPMTYSIANGIGAGFVAWVLVHACSGRAKQVHWLLWVVAAGFVLFFARGPIEAALGV, translated from the coding sequence GTGACGGAGGCGCAGCAGGTGACGGACGAGCGGAGACCCACCGGAGCGTGGGGAGGTGTCGACCGCTACTTCAAGATCACCGAGCGCGGATCCTCCTTCGGAACCGAGGTGCGCGGCGGGCTCGTCACCTTCGTGACGATGGCCTACATCGTCATTCTGAACCCGATCATCCTCACGAGCGGCGTCGACGTCGAGGGCAACACCCTCTCGTTCCCCGCCGTCAGCGCCGTCACCGCCCTCACCGCGGGCGTGATGACGATCCTGTTCGGCCTCGTCTCCCGCCTCCCGTTCGGCTTCGCCGCGGGCCTCGGCATCAACGCGTTCCTCGCGTTCTCCGTCGTCGGCCAGGTCACCTGGCCCGAGGCGATGGCGCTCGTCGTCATCAACGGCGTGCTCATCGTGCTGCTCGCCGCGACGGGCCTGCGCCGCATGATCTTCGATGCCGTGCCGGTCGAGCTCAAGCTCGCCATCACCGTCGGCATCGGTCTCTTCATCGCGTTCATCGGCTTCGTCAACTCGGGGTTCGTGACGGCGACGGGAAGCGCCTCCCCGCCCGTCGGGCTCGGGATCGGCGGCTCCGTCGTGACGGTGCCGACCCTGATCTTCGTGGTGACGCTGATCCTCACGGGCGTGCTCGTCGCCGCGAAGGTGAAGGGCGGTCTGCTCATCGGCCTCGTCTCGGGCACCGTCATCGCCGTCGTCGTCGAGGCCATCTGGCACCTGGGCGCGGCCACGGAGAACCCCGGCGGCTGGGGGCTCACGGTGCCCGCGCTCGACGGAGCGCCGTTCGGCATCCCCGATCTCGGGCTCGTCGGGGCGGTCAGCTTCGACCTGGGGCGCGTCGGGATCGTCACGATCGTGATGCTCGTCTTCACCCTGCTCTTCACGAACTTCTTCGACGCGATGGGCACGATGACCGGGCTGTCGCGCGAGGCCGGGCTCGCCGACGCGCAGGGCAACTTCCCGCGGCTGAAGTCGGCGCTCGTCGTGGAGGGCGTCGGCGCGATCGCGGGCGGTCTGACGTCGTCGTCGTCGAACACCGTCTTCATCGAGTCGGGCGCGGGCATCGGCGAGGGAGCGCGCACCGGCTTCGCGAACATCGTGACGGGGCTCATGTTCCTGCTCGCCATGTTCTTCACGCCGCTGACGCAGATCGTTCCCACGGAGGTCGCGGCTGCCGCCCTCGTGATCGTGGGCGCGCTGATGATGGCGCAGATCAAGCACATCGATCTCACCGACTTCCGGGTGCTGCTGCCGGTGTTCCTCACCGTCGCGGTCATGCCCATGACCTACTCGATCGCCAACGGCATCGGCGCGGGCTTCGTGGCGTGGGTGCTCGTGCACGCCTGCTCGGGCCGCGCCAAGCAGGTGCACTGGCTCCTCTGGGTCGTGGCGGCCGGCTTCGTGCTGTTCTTCGCGCGCGGACCGATCGAGGCGGCGCTCGGGGTCTGA
- a CDS encoding molybdopterin-binding protein: MTAETRRSARVVVASTSAAAGEAPDTTGPHIAEWLRARGFATPEPAVVADGDEVGRAVRAALGAAPAVLVTTGGTGVSPSDRTPEAVAPLLELELPGIIEELRRRGAEHLPAAVLTRGVAGFVGSTFVITLPGSTGGVRDGLAVLEPILDHLLAQRTGAAGAKNGHAPRR, translated from the coding sequence GTGACCGCGGAGACCCGGCGCTCCGCCCGCGTGGTCGTCGCCTCGACGAGCGCGGCCGCGGGCGAGGCGCCCGACACCACCGGCCCGCACATCGCGGAGTGGCTGCGCGCGCGGGGCTTCGCCACGCCCGAGCCGGCGGTGGTCGCCGACGGCGACGAGGTCGGCCGCGCCGTGCGGGCCGCGCTCGGCGCCGCTCCCGCGGTGCTCGTGACGACCGGAGGCACCGGGGTGTCGCCCAGCGATCGCACGCCCGAGGCCGTCGCCCCGCTCCTCGAACTCGAGCTCCCCGGGATCATCGAGGAGCTGCGCCGACGGGGCGCCGAGCACCTGCCCGCCGCGGTGCTCACCCGGGGCGTCGCCGGATTCGTCGGCTCGACCTTCGTCATCACCCTGCCCGGCTCCACTGGGGGCGTGCGCGACGGGTTGGCCGTGCTCGAACCGATCCTCGACCATCTCCTCGCGCAGCGCACCGGCGCCGCCGGCGCGAAGAACGGCCACGCGCCCCGTCGCTGA
- the moaC gene encoding cyclic pyranopterin monophosphate synthase MoaC, with the protein MPDSAPRIDSAAAGDLTHLRADGSAHMVDVGDKAVTKRTATAEAVLETRADVVERLVTGDLPKGEALGTARIAGIMAAKRTPDLIPLCHPLPLSKVAIDFESETDRVRIVATVSTRGVTGVEMEALTAVSVAALTLYDMIKAVDHHAVITGTRVLAKAGGKSGDWVAP; encoded by the coding sequence ATGCCTGACTCCGCACCCCGAATCGACAGCGCCGCAGCGGGAGACCTCACCCACCTGCGCGCCGACGGCAGCGCGCACATGGTCGACGTCGGCGACAAGGCGGTGACCAAGCGCACCGCGACGGCGGAGGCCGTGCTCGAGACCCGGGCCGACGTGGTCGAACGCCTCGTCACCGGAGACCTGCCGAAGGGCGAAGCGCTCGGCACGGCGCGCATCGCGGGGATCATGGCCGCCAAGCGCACGCCCGATCTGATTCCGCTCTGCCATCCGCTGCCGCTCTCGAAGGTGGCGATCGACTTCGAGAGCGAGACCGACCGCGTGCGCATCGTCGCGACCGTGTCGACTCGCGGGGTGACCGGGGTGGAGATGGAGGCCCTGACCGCGGTGAGCGTCGCCGCCCTGACGCTCTACGACATGATCAAGGCCGTCGATCACCACGCCGTCATCACCGGAACGCGCGTGCTGGCGAAGGCCGGCGGCAAGAGCGGCGACTGGGTCGCGCCGTGA
- the glp gene encoding gephyrin-like molybdotransferase Glp, giving the protein MRTHTEHAAIVAALLAPALRAVALREPERLPIDDAALSGRIATCEIRAEIPLPPFDNSQMDGYAVRTADFADRAPRTLVVGLAAAAGDAPIACAPGTAYPVMTGAPIPVGADAVIPIEQAEPPRFGRLRRPSDPAPPDARAAETVTFASAPQPGAFVREQGSDHAVGAPLLLAGARLRPASIGLLASAGVATVPVRRRVRILLVSTGDEVTAPGEPLAPGRIYDANAPLLAAALRDAGAEVTARRVADRPEALRACIAAAGEHDLLVTSGGISAGAFEVVRDAFGAGDRSGRAGSGVTVGSGVEFTAIAMQPGGPQGAGTVDIDGVRLPTLCFPGNPVSSALSAELFLLPLLREHAGLPARGARTTARLAHDTASPEHKHQVRRGRFLADGSVALSPPSSHLLADLASAELLAHIPIGVAHLAAGSPIEIQRFDA; this is encoded by the coding sequence GTGCGCACCCACACCGAGCACGCGGCGATCGTCGCCGCGCTCCTCGCCCCCGCGCTGCGCGCCGTCGCGCTCCGGGAGCCCGAGCGGCTCCCCATCGACGATGCGGCGCTCTCCGGTCGCATCGCTACGTGCGAAATACGCGCCGAGATCCCGCTGCCGCCCTTCGACAACTCCCAGATGGACGGCTACGCGGTGCGCACCGCCGACTTCGCAGACCGCGCGCCGCGCACCCTCGTCGTCGGCCTCGCCGCGGCGGCCGGCGACGCCCCGATCGCGTGCGCCCCGGGAACCGCCTACCCGGTCATGACCGGCGCGCCGATCCCGGTCGGAGCCGACGCGGTGATCCCCATCGAGCAGGCGGAGCCTCCGCGCTTCGGGCGGCTGCGCCGACCGAGCGATCCCGCACCGCCCGACGCGCGGGCCGCCGAGACCGTGACGTTCGCGAGCGCCCCGCAGCCCGGCGCCTTCGTGCGCGAGCAGGGCTCCGATCACGCCGTCGGTGCGCCGCTGCTGCTCGCGGGCGCCCGGCTCCGGCCCGCATCGATCGGGCTGCTCGCGAGCGCGGGCGTCGCGACCGTGCCCGTGCGCCGACGCGTGCGCATCCTGCTCGTGTCGACCGGCGACGAGGTGACCGCCCCGGGCGAGCCGCTCGCCCCCGGTCGCATCTACGACGCGAACGCTCCCCTGCTCGCGGCCGCCCTCCGCGACGCCGGCGCCGAGGTGACGGCGCGCCGCGTCGCCGACCGGCCCGAGGCGCTCCGCGCCTGCATCGCGGCGGCGGGCGAGCACGACCTGCTCGTGACCTCGGGCGGCATCAGCGCCGGCGCCTTCGAAGTGGTGCGCGACGCGTTCGGCGCGGGCGATCGGAGTGGTCGGGCCGGATCGGGCGTGACGGTCGGATCGGGCGTGGAGTTCACGGCCATCGCCATGCAGCCCGGCGGCCCGCAGGGCGCGGGAACCGTCGACATCGACGGCGTGCGCCTGCCGACGCTCTGCTTCCCCGGCAACCCCGTGAGCTCCGCGCTCTCCGCCGAGCTCTTCCTGCTCCCCCTGCTGCGCGAGCACGCGGGCCTGCCCGCCCGAGGTGCGCGCACCACCGCCCGGCTGGCGCACGACACCGCGTCGCCGGAGCACAAGCACCAGGTGCGCCGCGGGCGATTCCTCGCCGACGGCTCCGTGGCGCTCTCACCGCCGAGCTCCCATCTGCTCGCAGACCTGGCGAGCGCCGAACTGCTCGCCCACATCCCCATCGGAGTCGCGCACCTCGCCGCCGGCTCCCCGATCGAGATCCAGAGGTTCGATGCCTGA
- a CDS encoding MoaD/ThiS family protein, translating to MARITVRYFAAAADAAGLEEEAWELDAPATLAALRAELVEQYGETMHRVIRSGSFLVDGTVRRDDGAITGDVVDVLPAFAGG from the coding sequence ATGGCTCGCATCACCGTCAGATACTTCGCGGCCGCCGCCGATGCCGCCGGCCTCGAGGAGGAGGCCTGGGAGCTCGACGCGCCGGCGACGCTCGCGGCGCTCCGCGCCGAGCTGGTCGAGCAGTACGGCGAGACCATGCATCGGGTGATCCGCTCCGGCTCGTTCCTCGTCGACGGCACCGTGCGCCGCGACGACGGCGCGATCACGGGCGACGTGGTGGACGTGCTCCCGGCGTTCGCGGGAGGGTGA
- a CDS encoding ThiF family adenylyltransferase, with protein sequence MPAVRGTRSTQSERASARPGPLVAPAASLTDSAAARAQRQITLPGFGEEAQRRLAGASVLVVGAGGLGCASAPYLAGAGVGRIGLLDDDLVELSNLHRQVTHRTSDVGRTKVDALAESVRALDPAVSVVRHRERLTAENALERFAEYDLVLDGSDNFATRYLTNDAAELSGTPLVWGAILQYSGQVGVAWHAHGPGYRDLFPVPPPAESVLNCAVGGVLPGLCGTVGSLMATEALKLITGIGDPLIGRVLLYDALAARTRELHVRRDPAAAPVTELIDYERFCGTTKSAPAAHALGADAADFAEELRGGAAIRVIDVRTAQEFAERRVGSATRIGVDRIESGDLAGDGGGGVDAPIRVYCERDPRSIRAAEALASQGFTDVRFVRGGIAQLARIAPELIVRAADGPSSAGDSEGDA encoded by the coding sequence ATGCCTGCGGTGCGTGGTACTCGGTCGACGCAGTCGGAGCGCGCGAGCGCCCGGCCCGGCCCGCTCGTCGCGCCCGCCGCATCGCTGACCGACAGCGCGGCGGCCCGAGCGCAGCGGCAGATCACCCTCCCGGGATTCGGCGAGGAGGCGCAGCGGCGGCTCGCCGGCGCGAGCGTGCTCGTGGTCGGCGCAGGCGGCCTGGGGTGCGCGAGTGCGCCCTACCTCGCGGGGGCCGGGGTCGGCCGCATCGGGCTGCTCGACGACGACCTCGTCGAGCTGTCGAACCTGCACCGGCAGGTCACCCACCGCACCTCGGATGTGGGCCGCACGAAGGTCGATGCGCTCGCCGAGTCGGTGCGCGCCCTCGATCCGGCCGTCTCGGTCGTGCGCCACCGCGAGCGGCTGACCGCCGAGAACGCGCTCGAGCGCTTCGCCGAGTACGACCTCGTGCTCGACGGGAGCGACAACTTCGCGACGAGGTACCTCACGAACGACGCGGCGGAGCTCTCGGGCACGCCGCTCGTGTGGGGAGCCATTCTGCAGTACTCGGGTCAGGTCGGCGTGGCGTGGCACGCCCACGGCCCCGGCTACCGCGATCTCTTCCCCGTGCCGCCGCCCGCCGAGAGCGTGCTCAACTGCGCGGTGGGCGGCGTGCTGCCGGGGTTGTGCGGCACGGTGGGGTCGCTCATGGCGACCGAGGCCCTCAAGCTCATCACGGGCATCGGCGACCCCCTGATCGGTCGGGTGCTGCTGTACGACGCGCTCGCGGCGCGCACGCGGGAGCTCCACGTGCGGCGCGACCCTGCGGCCGCCCCCGTCACCGAGCTGATCGACTACGAGCGGTTCTGCGGCACCACGAAGTCCGCGCCGGCGGCGCACGCGCTCGGCGCCGACGCCGCGGACTTCGCCGAGGAGCTGCGCGGGGGAGCGGCGATCCGCGTCATCGATGTGCGCACCGCGCAGGAGTTCGCGGAGCGCCGCGTCGGTTCAGCGACCCGGATCGGGGTGGATCGCATCGAGTCGGGCGACCTCGCCGGCGACGGTGGGGGCGGCGTCGACGCGCCGATCCGCGTGTACTGCGAACGCGATCCGCGGTCGATCCGCGCCGCCGAGGCGCTGGCGTCGCAGGGGTTCACCGACGTGCGCTTCGTGCGCGGCGGCATCGCGCAGCTCGCGAGGATCGCGCCGGAGCTCATCGTCAGAGCAGCAGACGGCCCGTCGAGCGCGGGCGACTCGGAGGGAGACGCATGA
- a CDS encoding molybdenum cofactor biosynthesis protein MoaE has translation MNDAGAGITHEPIDEAAVRAAVGAPECGALVMFHGIVRDHDGGRGVAALDYRAHPDAERFISECVATERAATGLRLAAVHRVGALRIGDAALVAAASAPHRAEAFAAVERLVERIKHEVPIWKRQHFADGVSEWVGL, from the coding sequence ATGAACGACGCCGGAGCCGGCATCACGCACGAGCCGATCGACGAGGCGGCGGTGCGCGCCGCCGTCGGTGCGCCGGAGTGCGGCGCCCTCGTGATGTTCCACGGGATCGTCCGCGACCACGACGGCGGGCGCGGGGTCGCGGCGCTCGACTACCGGGCGCACCCCGACGCGGAGCGCTTCATCTCCGAGTGCGTCGCGACCGAGCGCGCGGCCACCGGGCTGCGGCTCGCCGCCGTGCACCGCGTCGGGGCGCTGCGAATCGGCGACGCCGCCCTCGTCGCGGCCGCATCCGCACCGCACCGCGCCGAGGCCTTCGCCGCGGTCGAGCGCCTCGTCGAGCGCATCAAGCACGAGGTGCCGATCTGGAAGCGCCAGCACTTCGCCGACGGCGTGAGCGAGTGGGTGGGGCTGTAG
- the moaA gene encoding GTP 3',8-cyclase MoaA, whose translation MPKSMPVARPRGRARQLPATGGGGLADTRGRALRDLRISVTDRCNFRCVYCMPKELFGSDYQFMERDELLSFDEIERVAGAAVSLGVDKLRLTGGEPLLRRGIEELISRLAALRTPDGRKPDLALTTNGSALRVKAAGLREAGLDRVTVSVDSLEEHRFQAINDVRFPLARVFDGIDAAREAGLGPVKVNAVVKRGVNDDEIVPLAEHFRQRGHVLRFIEYMDVGASNGWVLDDVVPSAEIVARIDAVHPLAPVAETREGETAKRWRYRDGSGEIGVISSVTGAFCGTCTRARVSADGKLYTCLFASRGFDLRDLLRSGAGDEQVRSALAGVWSVRDDRYSELRAQLGDAAPDRERIEMSYIGG comes from the coding sequence ATGCCGAAGTCGATGCCCGTTGCGCGACCGCGGGGCCGCGCCCGACAGCTGCCCGCGACGGGAGGCGGCGGTCTCGCCGACACCCGCGGGCGGGCGCTCCGCGACCTCCGCATCTCGGTCACCGACCGGTGCAACTTCCGCTGCGTCTACTGCATGCCGAAGGAGCTCTTCGGCAGCGACTACCAGTTCATGGAGCGCGACGAGCTGCTCAGCTTCGACGAGATCGAACGGGTCGCCGGCGCGGCCGTGAGCCTCGGCGTCGACAAGCTGCGCCTCACGGGCGGCGAGCCGCTGCTGCGCCGCGGCATCGAGGAGCTCATCTCCCGTCTCGCGGCGCTGCGCACGCCCGACGGCCGGAAGCCCGACCTGGCGCTCACGACGAACGGCTCGGCGCTGCGCGTCAAAGCGGCCGGGCTGCGCGAGGCCGGCCTCGATCGCGTCACCGTCTCGGTCGACTCGCTCGAGGAGCACCGGTTCCAGGCGATCAACGACGTGCGGTTTCCGCTCGCCCGCGTCTTCGACGGCATCGACGCCGCTCGCGAGGCCGGCCTCGGGCCCGTGAAGGTGAACGCCGTCGTGAAGCGCGGGGTGAACGACGACGAGATCGTTCCGCTCGCCGAGCACTTCCGGCAGCGCGGTCACGTGCTGCGCTTCATCGAGTACATGGACGTCGGCGCGAGCAACGGGTGGGTGCTCGACGACGTCGTGCCGTCGGCGGAGATCGTCGCCCGCATCGATGCGGTGCACCCCCTCGCGCCCGTCGCCGAGACCCGCGAGGGGGAGACCGCGAAGCGGTGGCGCTACCGCGACGGCTCCGGCGAGATCGGCGTGATCTCGAGCGTGACGGGCGCCTTCTGCGGTACGTGCACGCGGGCACGGGTGTCGGCCGACGGCAAGCTGTACACCTGCCTGTTCGCGTCGCGCGGCTTCGATCTGCGCGATCTGCTGCGCTCGGGGGCGGGCGACGAGCAGGTGCGGAGCGCGCTCGCGGGCGTGTGGTCGGTGCGCGACGACCGCTACTCGGAGCTGCGCGCGCAACTCGGAGACGCGGCTCCGGATCGCGAGCGCATCGAGATGTCGTACATCGGCGGCTGA
- a CDS encoding ABC transporter permease encodes MPALVIGPALLGGALLVLPLIALLSRMNWAELPATLAAPETGSALLLSLGTAGAATLCCVALGVPLAVVLSRARGWWAVLLRGVVTLPLVLPPLVGGLALLSLLGRGGVLGDALADAGIRIPFTTAAVVIAQTFVSLPFLVISVESALRTLTPAFADAAATLGATPAATLFRVTLPLIRTGLTAGVVLCFTRALGEFGATALFAGNAGGTTRTVPLAIYTAFNGAGVSQDTALALSLILIAIALAALFVVQGRASARTM; translated from the coding sequence GTGCCCGCGCTCGTGATCGGGCCCGCGCTGCTCGGCGGCGCCCTGCTCGTGCTTCCGCTCATCGCGCTGCTCTCGCGCATGAACTGGGCGGAGCTGCCGGCGACCCTCGCCGCGCCCGAGACCGGAAGCGCGCTGCTGCTCTCGCTCGGCACCGCGGGCGCGGCGACCCTCTGCTGCGTCGCGCTCGGCGTGCCCCTCGCCGTCGTGCTCTCCCGGGCGCGCGGCTGGTGGGCGGTGCTGCTGCGCGGCGTCGTGACGCTGCCGCTCGTGCTGCCGCCGCTCGTCGGAGGCCTGGCGCTCCTCTCCCTGCTCGGGCGCGGCGGGGTGCTCGGCGACGCCCTCGCCGACGCCGGCATCCGCATCCCGTTCACGACTGCCGCGGTGGTGATCGCGCAGACGTTCGTCTCGCTCCCGTTCCTCGTCATCTCCGTCGAGAGCGCGCTGCGCACCCTCACCCCCGCCTTCGCCGACGCCGCCGCCACCCTCGGCGCGACGCCCGCCGCGACCCTCTTCCGGGTCACCCTGCCGCTGATCCGCACCGGCCTCACCGCCGGCGTCGTGCTGTGCTTCACCCGCGCCCTCGGCGAGTTCGGCGCGACCGCGCTCTTCGCGGGCAACGCCGGGGGCACGACGCGCACCGTTCCGCTGGCGATCTACACGGCGTTCAACGGTGCGGGCGTGAGTCAGGACACGGCGCTGGCGCTCTCGCTGATCCTCATCGCCATCGCCCTCGCCGCCCTCTTCGTGGTGCAGGGGCGCGCCTCGGCCCGCACGATGTGA
- the modA gene encoding molybdate ABC transporter substrate-binding protein encodes MTEAVRDRFRRAGAAGVAVALLALMGCGTAPATEEAVGDGTGSQLSGSLTIAAAASLQEVMTEVADDFTAEHPDVEIRALTFDGSSVLAAQIVGGAPVDVFASADAATMQRVADDGLLATDPTLFATSTLQIAVAPGNPLGIESLADLGSGAATGAQPTVVLCAAEVPCGAAARALLDRDGVEVQAASEEQNVTAVLTKVASGEADAGLVYRSDVLRSAGDVVGIEIPAAETAAGDYLIAPIEGSASGAAAEEFARFLLTDAAQTRLRELGFGPVPGP; translated from the coding sequence ATGACCGAGGCCGTGCGCGACCGCTTCCGGCGCGCGGGCGCCGCAGGGGTCGCCGTCGCCCTCCTCGCCCTGATGGGCTGCGGCACGGCCCCCGCCACGGAGGAGGCCGTCGGCGACGGGACCGGATCGCAGCTGTCGGGGAGCCTCACGATCGCAGCCGCCGCCTCACTGCAGGAGGTGATGACGGAGGTCGCCGACGATTTCACGGCGGAGCACCCCGACGTCGAGATTCGCGCGCTCACCTTCGACGGCTCCTCCGTGCTGGCCGCGCAGATCGTGGGAGGCGCCCCCGTCGACGTCTTCGCCTCCGCCGATGCGGCCACCATGCAGCGCGTCGCCGACGACGGCCTCCTCGCCACCGACCCCACGCTCTTCGCGACGAGCACCCTGCAGATCGCGGTCGCCCCGGGAAATCCGCTCGGCATCGAGTCGCTCGCCGACCTGGGGAGCGGCGCAGCGACCGGGGCGCAGCCGACGGTGGTGCTCTGCGCGGCGGAGGTGCCCTGCGGCGCGGCCGCGCGAGCGCTGCTCGACCGCGACGGCGTGGAGGTGCAGGCCGCCAGCGAGGAGCAGAACGTCACGGCCGTGCTCACGAAGGTCGCCTCCGGCGAGGCCGACGCCGGCCTGGTCTACCGTTCAGATGTGCTGCGCTCGGCCGGCGATGTCGTCGGCATCGAGATCCCCGCTGCCGAGACCGCCGCCGGCGATTACCTCATCGCCCCGATCGAGGGGTCGGCGTCGGGGGCCGCCGCGGAGGAGTTCGCCCGGTTCCTGCTGACGGACGCCGCGCAAACGCGCCTGCGGGAGCTCGGATTCGGCCCGGTGCCGGGGCCGTGA
- a CDS encoding FmdB family zinc ribbon protein, which produces MPNYRFRCAEGCEFDAMYSMSDVPRQAECAACGALAKRVITAPHLSASGGSAYGLLDRAARSAHEPQVVDRLPGRGAAPRQPVSRNPLHAKLPRP; this is translated from the coding sequence ATGCCGAACTACCGCTTCCGCTGCGCCGAGGGGTGCGAGTTCGACGCGATGTACTCGATGAGCGATGTGCCGCGACAGGCGGAGTGCGCCGCCTGCGGGGCGCTGGCGAAGCGCGTGATCACCGCCCCGCACCTCTCCGCCTCGGGCGGCAGCGCGTATGGCCTGCTCGATCGCGCCGCCCGCAGCGCGCACGAGCCGCAGGTGGTGGATCGCCTGCCCGGTCGCGGCGCCGCGCCGCGCCAGCCCGTCAGCCGCAATCCGCTGCACGCGAAGCTGCCGAGGCCCTGA